The Solirubrobacterales bacterium nucleotide sequence GAGCCTGTCCTACGGCCTGTACTTCCTGGCGGTCTGCCTCGCGACCCACATCTTCATCCGGATCCGGCTTCCGGACGCAGACCCGTACCTGTTCCCGCTGATGGCGCTGTTGACCTCGATCGGTCTGGTGATGATCTACCGGCTGGATTCGGAGCTGGGCCGGGAGCTGGCCCGGGATCAGGCGAACTGGTTCGTGATCGGACTGATCCTGTTCGCCACGGTGGTCACTGTGTTGCGGGACTACTCGGTACTGGAGCGGTACCGATACACGATCGCGGTGGTCGGCATCCTGCTGCTGATGGCCCCCCGGCTGCCGGTGATCGGATCCCAGGTGAACGGGGCGTACCTGGGGGTCAACCTCGGATTCTTCTCGTTTCAGCCGGCCGAGATGGCGAAGCTCTGCATCGTGATCTTCCTCGCCAGCTACCTGCGGGAACACCGGGAGCTGCTGGTGGTCGGAGCCCGCCGGATCCTCGGGGTCACCCTGCCACCGCTGAAACATCTCGGCCCGCTGCTGCTGGTCTGGGGTGCGGCGATGCTGATGCTGGTGGTGATCCGCGATCTCGGCAGCTCCCTTATGTTCTTCGCCGCCTTCCTTGCCCTGATCTATGTCGCCACCGGACGACTCTCCTTCGTCGTGATCGGCATGGCCATGTTCCTCGCCGGATCCTGGCTGATCTATCACGCGGTTCCGCACGTGACCGACCGCGTGGACATCTGGCTGAATCCGTACAGTGACCCGGCCGCCACCGGATACCAGGTGTTGCAGTCGATGTTCGCGATGGCCGACGGGGGACTGTTCGGGGAGGGTTTCGCCCAGTCGATGGTGGTGATTCCGGGATCCACCGATTCACTGCTCCCCGCGGCCCACACCGACCTGATCTACAGCCTGATCGTCAGTGAGCTGGGACTGTTCGGTGGCTGCGGCGTGATCGCGATCTATCTGCTGTTTGCGGCCCGCGGCTACAAGGTCGCGATGATGGCCGAGGACGGCTTCTCGAAGCTGCTCGCCACCGGACTCACCTCGGTTTTCGCGATCCAGGCGTTCGTGATCATCGGTGGTGTTACCCGGGTGATTCCGTTGACCGGGGTCACCCTGCCGCTGGTCTCGTACGGGGGAAGCTCGATCCTGGCCAACTTCATCCTGCTGGCGCTGCTGCTGCTGATCTCCGACCGGGCTCGACGGCAGGTCCGCCTGGATGCCCGGCCCGAGGAGTGGAGCACGCGGTGAACGCCCGGATCGTCAAACTCTTCACCTTCATCACCGTGCTGTTTGCGGTGCTGGTCGGCTTCACCTCCTGGTGGTCGGTGATCGACGCGAACAACCTCAAGGACCAGCGGGTGAACAAGCGGCCGCTGTTCGCAGCCCAGCAGATCAAGCGGGGCCGGATCCTGGCCGATGACGGCACCCTGATCGCCCGTTCGGTCCGCCGCGGACGGGGCGCCTCGGCCCAGTACGTACGGGAGTATCCGGAGGGAACCACCTGGGGGCATCCGATCGGCTACAGCTTTGCCGAGCAGGGCAACTCGGAGTTCGAGCAGTTCCACAACCGGGAGCTGATCGGGGAGGACTCGGAGTTCAGTTCGATAATCGATCAACTGCGCGGCAGGCGGCAGGTGGGACATGACGTGTTCACCAACCTGGTTCCCGCGGCCCAGCAGGCGGCCTTCGACGGACTGGCCGGCCGACCGGGTGCGGTGGTCGCGATCGAACCGTCGACCGGCAAGGTCCGGGCCCTGGTCAGCCAGCCTCCATACGACCCGAACCGGATCCCGGACGATCTCTCCGAACTCAACCGTGACCCCGGCTCGCCGCTACTCGACCGGGTCACGCAGGGGCAGTATCCCCCCGGATCGACCTTCAAGCTGGTTACCGCGGCGGCAGCGATCGACTCCGGCAAGATCACCCGTGAAACCACGATCGATGCGCCTGCCTCGATCAACATTCAGGGCCATCCCCTGAGCAACGACGGCGGTTCCGGTTTCGGTGAGATCAACGTGACCACCGCGTTGACCCATTCGGTCAACACCTTCTTCGCCAAGCTTGGACGCCGGGTCGGCACCGCGACCCTGTTCGAGTACATGGAGCGATTCGGGTTCGGGAGCAAGCCGGAGATCGACCTGCCACGGGATCAGCTTTCGGTGAGCGGCGTCTTCATCGGCGGGGCGCTGGCCGGCCCGGACGACGGCGTGGATGTGGCCCGGATCGCGATCGGCCAGGAGCGGCTGCTTGCCACCCCGATCCAGATGGCGGAGGTGGCCGCGACGATCGCCAACCGGGGTGACTTGATGAAGCCGACCCTGTGGCGGGAGGTACGGGATGTGGACGGGCGGACCCGTCGGGAGATGAAGCCGGAGAAGCAGGCCAGCGTGATCTCGGCCGAAAGTGCCGCCGAGCTGACCGAGGCGATGCGGGCGGTGGTCGACGAGGGCACCGGCACTGCCGCCGCGCTGAGCGGGGTGGACGTGGCCGGGAAGACCGGTACTGCCGAGGTGCCGGACAAGGTGGCCTGCGCCGGCCTGCCGAACCAGGCCTGGTTCGTCGGGTTCGCCCCGGCGGACGATCCGCAGATTGCAGTCGCGGCCACGGTCGAGTGCACCGACGGCCAGGGCGGTACGGTGGCCGCACCGATCGCGGCATCCGTAATGCAAACCCTGATTGGCGGTTAGAGGTTGAATCGAATTGGCGTGGGATCTGTGGTCGACGACCGCTACCGGATCGATGAGCGAATCGGGGTCGGCGGGATGGCTGATGTCTGGCTGGCCTCCGACCTTGAACTG carries:
- a CDS encoding penicillin-binding transpeptidase domain-containing protein, which gives rise to MNARIVKLFTFITVLFAVLVGFTSWWSVIDANNLKDQRVNKRPLFAAQQIKRGRILADDGTLIARSVRRGRGASAQYVREYPEGTTWGHPIGYSFAEQGNSEFEQFHNRELIGEDSEFSSIIDQLRGRRQVGHDVFTNLVPAAQQAAFDGLAGRPGAVVAIEPSTGKVRALVSQPPYDPNRIPDDLSELNRDPGSPLLDRVTQGQYPPGSTFKLVTAAAAIDSGKITRETTIDAPASINIQGHPLSNDGGSGFGEINVTTALTHSVNTFFAKLGRRVGTATLFEYMERFGFGSKPEIDLPRDQLSVSGVFIGGALAGPDDGVDVARIAIGQERLLATPIQMAEVAATIANRGDLMKPTLWREVRDVDGRTRREMKPEKQASVISAESAAELTEAMRAVVDEGTGTAAALSGVDVAGKTGTAEVPDKVACAGLPNQAWFVGFAPADDPQIAVAATVECTDGQGGTVAAPIAASVMQTLIGG
- a CDS encoding FtsW/RodA/SpoVE family cell cycle protein — protein: MSAGTPRASAGRNRELLALVPVALLLTIGFAAVFAQRDSQLSDLSLSYGLYFLAVCLATHIFIRIRLPDADPYLFPLMALLTSIGLVMIYRLDSELGRELARDQANWFVIGLILFATVVTVLRDYSVLERYRYTIAVVGILLLMAPRLPVIGSQVNGAYLGVNLGFFSFQPAEMAKLCIVIFLASYLREHRELLVVGARRILGVTLPPLKHLGPLLLVWGAAMLMLVVIRDLGSSLMFFAAFLALIYVATGRLSFVVIGMAMFLAGSWLIYHAVPHVTDRVDIWLNPYSDPAATGYQVLQSMFAMADGGLFGEGFAQSMVVIPGSTDSLLPAAHTDLIYSLIVSELGLFGGCGVIAIYLLFAARGYKVAMMAEDGFSKLLATGLTSVFAIQAFVIIGGVTRVIPLTGVTLPLVSYGGSSILANFILLALLLLISDRARRQVRLDARPEEWSTR